The Candidatus Angelobacter sp. genome has a segment encoding these proteins:
- the mutL gene encoding DNA mismatch repair endonuclease MutL, whose amino-acid sequence MNRIRLLSELVANQIAAGEVVERPASVVKELVENALDAGASRITVEIQAGGRSLIRVTDDGFGMSKDDALLCLERHATSKIQKAEDLVAIGTLGFRGEALPSIASVSRFTLTSCERGGDSHGAVQVIVHGGKIMDVKSAGHAPGTSVEARQLFYNLPARRKFLRSEETERTHVQHYLTLAALAFPGVGFTFLQDQRVVWQLPPLKSDDRPVSRLAALRERLRALLGGEMKLLPVDVTADIDSGDELDEFREAPPVAGECGSSLRIWGFIGAPGVSRATRQDQHLFVNRRPVENRALNYALLEGYHTALMKGRYPVCCLLLELDPAEVDVNIHPAKREVKFRRERAVRREVAGAVRRTLLAFHTAASAAKGRPEPGAEVPKAGRNPSDKTAPVVPETKDLPHLLSPPAEPISNRLPPLSQATLAAPAATVNPSPSTVSSSTVRGLQSNFSSVSTAAVPLLKVPLRLVGVIGRLYVVLESDRGLVLMDQHAAHERIL is encoded by the coding sequence ATGAACCGCATCCGCCTCCTGTCCGAACTGGTCGCCAACCAGATCGCCGCCGGGGAAGTCGTCGAGCGGCCTGCGAGCGTGGTCAAGGAACTGGTTGAAAACGCGCTCGACGCGGGCGCCAGCCGCATTACGGTCGAAATCCAGGCGGGAGGTCGCAGCCTGATTCGCGTCACGGACGACGGATTCGGCATGAGCAAGGATGACGCGCTACTGTGCCTGGAACGCCACGCCACCAGCAAAATCCAGAAGGCCGAGGACCTCGTGGCAATCGGGACCCTCGGCTTTCGCGGCGAGGCGTTGCCCAGCATCGCCAGCGTCAGCCGGTTCACGCTTACGAGTTGCGAGCGTGGCGGCGACTCTCACGGGGCCGTGCAGGTGATCGTTCACGGCGGGAAGATTATGGACGTCAAGTCCGCCGGCCATGCGCCGGGAACGAGCGTCGAGGCGCGTCAGTTGTTCTACAACCTGCCGGCCCGCCGGAAATTCTTACGGAGTGAGGAAACCGAACGCACCCACGTCCAGCACTACCTGACGCTGGCGGCCCTGGCTTTTCCCGGGGTCGGCTTCACCTTTCTCCAGGACCAGCGTGTCGTCTGGCAGCTGCCGCCGCTGAAGAGCGACGACCGGCCTGTGTCCAGATTGGCTGCGCTTCGGGAACGGTTGCGCGCGTTGCTGGGAGGGGAAATGAAGCTGCTGCCGGTGGATGTGACCGCAGACATCGATTCCGGGGATGAGCTTGACGAATTCCGCGAGGCCCCCCCCGTGGCCGGCGAGTGTGGCTCGTCCCTCCGCATCTGGGGCTTCATTGGCGCGCCGGGAGTTTCGCGGGCGACGCGCCAGGACCAGCACCTCTTCGTCAACCGCCGGCCTGTGGAAAATCGCGCGCTCAACTACGCGTTGCTTGAAGGTTATCACACGGCATTGATGAAAGGCCGTTATCCCGTCTGCTGTTTGCTCCTCGAACTCGACCCCGCAGAAGTGGACGTCAACATCCATCCCGCGAAAAGGGAAGTGAAGTTTCGGCGCGAAAGGGCCGTGCGCAGGGAAGTGGCCGGAGCCGTGCGCCGCACGTTGCTCGCATTTCACACGGCGGCGTCCGCGGCCAAAGGCAGGCCTGAGCCAGGGGCGGAAGTCCCGAAGGCCGGGCGGAACCCGTCTGACAAAACTGCCCCAGTCGTTCCCGAGACGAAGGACTTGCCGCACCTCCTGTCGCCACCGGCCGAACCGATTTCAAACCGGCTGCCGCCCTTGTCGCAAGCAACGCTCGCAGCGCCGGCCGCAACGGTGAATCCTTCCCCTTCGACGGTTTCGTCCTCAACAGTCCGTGGTCTTCAATCAAATTTTTCGTCGGTGTCCACCGCCGCCGTGCCATTGTTGAAGGTGCCTCTGCGTCTGGTCGGCGTCATCGGCAGGCTTTACGTCGTCCTTGAATCCGATCGCGGCCTGGTGCTGATGGACCAGCATGCGGCGCACGAGCGGATTCTCT
- a CDS encoding ATP-binding protein, whose product MVVLKTSKLFSGMLAAELQALEQTAQLKSYKAGRNIFQEGDPGDGLYIIVEGRVQITCLVGQDQRRVLSRIGEGDFFGEMAVLDSQPRSATATAETDTQVYFILRDDLLKILARSPNLAVGLVKEFSLRMRDFNHQYTQEVLQAERLTLVGRFARSIVHDFKNPLNIIGISAEMAAMDNATAEMRLTAKNRIRKQIDRLNNMINELLEFTRGSASTVVLARTDYADFVKQLVDDIRSEVAAKSVTVELENDPPAIALLVDPTRLPHVFYNIINNACDAMPDGGKVKIRFRRHENEVETEIEDTGKGIAPEIAPRLFEAFATYGKAQGTGLGLSICRKIVEDHYGKINARSEPGRGAIFAFSLPIRREDGHKG is encoded by the coding sequence ATGGTTGTCCTGAAAACGAGCAAACTGTTCAGCGGAATGCTTGCCGCCGAATTACAGGCTCTGGAACAGACCGCTCAACTCAAGTCCTACAAAGCCGGGCGCAATATTTTTCAGGAAGGGGATCCCGGCGACGGGCTCTACATCATCGTCGAGGGCAGGGTGCAAATCACCTGTTTGGTGGGTCAGGATCAGCGGCGCGTTCTCTCCCGGATTGGGGAAGGTGATTTCTTCGGTGAAATGGCGGTACTGGACAGCCAGCCGCGTTCGGCAACCGCCACAGCCGAGACAGATACCCAGGTTTATTTCATTCTCCGGGACGATTTGCTCAAAATCCTTGCTCGTTCGCCGAACCTGGCGGTCGGTCTGGTCAAGGAGTTCAGCCTGCGCATGCGGGATTTCAACCATCAGTACACCCAGGAAGTCCTCCAGGCAGAACGTCTGACGCTCGTGGGGCGTTTCGCGCGGTCCATCGTCCATGACTTCAAGAATCCGCTCAACATCATCGGCATCTCGGCCGAGATGGCAGCGATGGACAACGCCACGGCCGAGATGCGCCTGACCGCCAAGAACCGCATCCGCAAACAAATCGATCGCCTGAACAACATGATCAACGAGCTGCTCGAATTCACCCGCGGCTCGGCCTCCACCGTTGTCCTGGCACGGACCGATTACGCTGATTTCGTCAAGCAACTCGTCGACGACATCCGGTCGGAGGTTGCGGCCAAATCAGTGACGGTCGAGTTGGAAAATGATCCGCCGGCGATTGCGCTGCTCGTGGATCCGACGCGGTTGCCGCACGTCTTTTACAACATTATCAACAACGCGTGCGACGCCATGCCGGACGGAGGCAAGGTGAAAATCCGGTTTCGGCGGCATGAAAATGAAGTGGAGACCGAGATCGAAGACACCGGCAAAGGGATCGCGCCGGAAATCGCGCCCCGGTTGTTCGAGGCTTTCGCCACCTACGGCAAGGCGCAAGGCACGGGCCTTGGTCTTTCCATCTGCAGAAAAATCGTGGAGGACCACTACGGCAAAATAAATGCCCGCAGCGAGCCGGGCCGTGGTGCCATCTTTGCCTTCAGCCTGCCGATTCGAAGAGAAGACGGGCACAAGGGTTGA
- the wecB gene encoding UDP-N-acetylglucosamine 2-epimerase (non-hydrolyzing), whose amino-acid sequence MKKPRVAVIVGTRPEAIKMAPVIRALRQSRALLPVTISTSQHREMVREVFRDFGITRFDDLQMMRRGQTLWNLSSRLAAALGRYLEAHPVDAVLVQGDTSTALFGGLCAFYHRIPVGHVEAGLRTGDRYSPFPEEINRRLLGALATWHFAPTRDAVKQLKREGAPGRAVFLTGNTVVDALRWMAPRNNDMTLRKLVGREGMKRRLVLVTCHRRESFGAPMRRIAGAIETVARAHDDIIVLFPVHPNPEVRRAVVPRLGSVPNVVLCPPLDYAQFLSVLKHACFVLSDSGGVQEEAAALGKPVLVLREHTERQEGVRAGALKLVGADPGRITQESERLLRDANTYRNMNRPSNVFGDGHAARRIVKILEERLRKQAR is encoded by the coding sequence ATGAAGAAACCGCGCGTTGCCGTGATCGTCGGGACCCGGCCTGAAGCAATAAAAATGGCTCCTGTCATAAGGGCATTGAGACAATCACGCGCCCTGCTTCCCGTGACGATTTCCACTTCGCAACATCGGGAGATGGTGCGCGAGGTTTTTCGCGACTTCGGCATTACCCGGTTTGACGATCTCCAGATGATGCGCCGCGGCCAGACCTTGTGGAATCTCTCGAGCCGCCTCGCAGCCGCGCTGGGCCGCTACCTTGAAGCGCACCCGGTGGACGCTGTGCTGGTTCAGGGCGACACATCCACGGCGTTGTTCGGCGGTCTGTGCGCCTTCTACCACCGAATTCCCGTGGGCCATGTCGAGGCTGGACTGCGCACCGGAGACCGTTACTCGCCCTTTCCAGAAGAGATCAACCGGCGGCTGCTGGGCGCACTGGCCACCTGGCACTTTGCGCCGACACGGGACGCCGTCAAACAGTTGAAGCGCGAGGGAGCGCCCGGGCGGGCAGTCTTTCTTACCGGCAACACCGTGGTGGACGCGTTGCGCTGGATGGCGCCTCGGAACAACGACATGACTCTGCGGAAACTTGTCGGCCGGGAAGGGATGAAGCGCCGACTCGTGCTGGTGACCTGCCACCGGCGGGAGAGTTTCGGTGCGCCGATGCGGCGGATCGCCGGTGCGATTGAGACGGTCGCGCGAGCGCATGATGACATCATCGTTCTCTTTCCGGTTCACCCGAATCCGGAGGTGCGGCGTGCCGTTGTACCACGCCTCGGTTCGGTGCCCAATGTGGTCTTGTGTCCGCCTCTTGATTACGCCCAGTTCCTCTCCGTGCTCAAACACGCGTGTTTTGTTCTTTCGGACTCGGGTGGGGTGCAGGAGGAGGCTGCGGCTTTAGGCAAACCGGTTTTGGTGTTGCGGGAGCACACGGAGCGCCAGGAAGGTGTCCGGGCCGGCGCTTTGAAGTTGGTGGGAGCGGATCCCGGGCGCATCACGCAGGAGAGCGAGCGCCTGCTGCGTGACGCGAACACGTACCGCAACATGAACAGGCCTTCGAACGTGTTTGGAGACGGCCATGCCGCCCGCCGCATTGTGAAAATCCTCGAGGAACGCCTGCGAAAACAGGCCCGCTAA
- a CDS encoding response regulator, translating into MQAISSILVIDDDGAALETISHVLSALGVRDVCEVTSAERALEILGSRQFDLIIADYRLGGMDGVEFLERLRAAGNQTPLLLLSGAPDKAGVIRATSQPKVDFFGKPFRVAELVGAMNKLVCA; encoded by the coding sequence GTGCAGGCCATTTCCTCGATTCTGGTGATTGACGACGACGGGGCGGCGTTGGAAACCATTTCCCACGTGCTGAGTGCCCTGGGTGTCAGAGACGTGTGTGAAGTGACCAGCGCGGAGCGTGCGCTCGAAATTCTCGGGTCGCGACAATTCGATCTGATCATCGCCGATTATCGGCTTGGCGGGATGGACGGGGTGGAATTTCTTGAACGCCTTCGCGCGGCCGGCAACCAAACCCCGCTTCTGCTGCTTTCCGGAGCGCCCGACAAGGCGGGTGTCATTCGTGCCACAAGCCAGCCGAAGGTCGATTTCTTTGGCAAACCATTTCGCGTTGCTGAACTGGTCGGCGCCATGAACAAGCTGGTCTGCGCCTGA
- a CDS encoding cellulose biosynthesis cyclic di-GMP-binding regulatory protein BcsB: protein MHNKHAGFFLFCATLISSPLTGQPAGSVGREGPAGTVESISLPLIRTDQEQFSGDWAVKDFFVRFPEHIGFRGGGELRLALYPTLEVLSRLCTINASLNGKRLSGATVEGKNLTNINDIAIRVRFPVPDGWLAHGWNRVTVGFILKKPDVDPGAAPEPGTWTIRQADSFLTTRFERLPLFPELLRFPGSLGEEKLLHAGRDSTDPKPITVTVLFPAKVRAAHLRACAVIGARLGQTGYMDVDDCRVAPIEDWQTEMRDRNGLIVGLKDEVASVSVPPDVTEKLGSLRAGQGLIAEFIQGVLPDQHRWLLVAGADDDGLEKAVLTLGSAAALESAPPNPIVIDTTPAVSPELEAIAQPGATRVFLKDLGVRQIRLSGIHTSEQSISGWRLPPGFELSSGVLHLRFNHSTALLIPGSSLEMLVNGIKAGTVELAADTAAAGFTDVSLPGGLSGRDPMTLTFRARLDVASVECDARKEEEPWVAVSGDSELQTTPSLTRVQDLSQAGRLLLRDSFLRRAAFLVPENPSREELRWLLAVSMTLGKQLPSSPVLWPEVCTYSKTSPPPVVRLADRSVVLLGAVGQWDAALPPESPVLVTITDEDRGSARMQGREVNIAAFEPTLTFMQMMTSPWSRGELLVAAGGWREFTTPTLLRMLTAPEAASQLHGNVCAMDALGRVAAYDTRNPARDSLAERIQNSIPAGLSVEETQERLAAQMSRLRGQGRANTIVFYTCGVLFILIVGCRFLFMWERAHLLKQASVRQHSIGEIS from the coding sequence ATGCACAACAAGCACGCAGGTTTCTTTCTGTTCTGCGCAACGCTGATTTCGTCTCCGTTGACCGGACAACCAGCGGGTAGCGTCGGACGCGAGGGACCCGCCGGGACCGTCGAATCGATTTCCCTTCCGCTAATCCGGACCGATCAGGAGCAATTCAGCGGGGACTGGGCCGTCAAGGATTTCTTTGTTCGATTCCCGGAACATATCGGCTTTCGTGGCGGCGGCGAGCTGCGACTTGCTTTGTACCCGACCCTGGAGGTCCTTTCGCGCTTGTGCACCATCAACGCCTCGCTCAACGGTAAACGGCTTTCGGGCGCCACGGTGGAGGGAAAGAATCTTACCAACATCAACGACATCGCCATTCGCGTTCGCTTTCCTGTCCCGGACGGCTGGCTCGCGCACGGGTGGAACCGTGTTACCGTTGGATTCATTCTGAAAAAACCCGACGTGGACCCGGGCGCGGCACCCGAACCGGGAACATGGACGATTCGCCAGGCGGACTCATTTCTGACGACCCGATTCGAACGGTTGCCTTTGTTTCCTGAACTACTCCGGTTTCCTGGCTCCCTGGGCGAGGAGAAGCTCCTCCACGCCGGGCGCGACTCGACCGATCCAAAGCCGATCACAGTGACAGTGCTGTTTCCTGCGAAAGTCCGCGCCGCGCATCTGCGCGCCTGCGCTGTCATCGGCGCCCGCCTGGGTCAAACCGGCTACATGGACGTTGACGACTGCCGAGTCGCTCCCATTGAGGATTGGCAGACGGAGATGCGCGATCGAAACGGTTTGATCGTAGGGCTGAAGGACGAGGTTGCGAGTGTGTCGGTGCCGCCAGACGTGACTGAAAAACTGGGATCGCTGCGGGCCGGGCAGGGATTAATCGCTGAATTCATTCAAGGCGTCCTGCCGGACCAACATCGGTGGTTACTCGTGGCGGGAGCCGACGACGATGGTCTCGAGAAGGCGGTCCTGACACTGGGCAGTGCCGCGGCGCTTGAGTCAGCGCCCCCGAACCCCATCGTCATCGACACAACGCCGGCTGTTTCTCCAGAACTGGAGGCGATTGCGCAGCCGGGGGCGACGCGAGTTTTTCTCAAGGATTTGGGTGTCCGGCAGATCCGGCTGAGCGGCATTCACACGAGTGAACAATCCATTTCGGGCTGGCGTTTGCCGCCTGGTTTCGAGCTTTCCTCCGGCGTGCTACACCTGCGATTCAATCATTCGACTGCTCTCCTGATTCCGGGATCTTCGCTTGAAATGCTCGTCAACGGCATAAAAGCCGGGACGGTCGAGCTTGCGGCGGATACTGCGGCGGCGGGATTCACCGACGTGTCCCTACCCGGGGGGTTGAGTGGCCGCGATCCGATGACACTCACATTTCGCGCGCGGCTGGACGTGGCGTCAGTCGAATGCGATGCCCGCAAGGAAGAAGAACCATGGGTTGCTGTTTCCGGCGATTCGGAGTTGCAGACGACGCCTTCTCTGACGCGTGTCCAAGACCTGAGCCAGGCCGGTCGGCTTCTCCTGCGCGACAGCTTCCTGCGTCGCGCCGCTTTTTTGGTTCCCGAAAACCCGTCGCGAGAAGAACTGCGATGGCTGCTGGCGGTATCGATGACTCTGGGAAAACAGCTCCCTTCATCGCCCGTGCTGTGGCCGGAGGTTTGCACCTATTCGAAAACATCCCCGCCTCCGGTGGTGCGCCTGGCGGACCGGTCGGTCGTCTTACTGGGTGCGGTCGGTCAATGGGACGCCGCACTGCCGCCCGAGTCGCCGGTGTTGGTAACGATCACCGATGAAGATCGCGGCTCTGCCCGAATGCAGGGACGCGAAGTGAACATCGCCGCTTTTGAACCCACGCTTACGTTCATGCAGATGATGACCTCGCCGTGGTCTCGAGGTGAATTGCTCGTTGCCGCCGGAGGCTGGCGGGAGTTCACCACCCCGACCCTTCTCCGGATGTTGACGGCGCCGGAGGCGGCCAGCCAGCTGCACGGCAATGTTTGCGCGATGGATGCCCTCGGTCGAGTCGCGGCGTACGATACACGGAACCCGGCGCGCGACTCGCTGGCCGAGCGAATTCAAAACAGTATCCCGGCCGGCCTCAGCGTCGAGGAGACGCAGGAGCGTTTGGCGGCGCAGATGTCCCGTCTGCGCGGGCAGGGCCGTGCAAACACCATCGTGTTCTACACCTGCGGCGTTCTTTTCATTCTGATTGTCGGCTGCCGCTTCCTGTTTATGTGGGAGCGCGCCCATCTTTTGAAGCAGGCCAGTGTCCGCCAACACTCGATCGGGGAGATTTCATGA
- a CDS encoding DUF2334 domain-containing protein: protein MRPSATARIMIVLNAVSLAALQAATEAPMRPVAGAGAEARTLVFYANTRPAYSLANGLEALKLHLQRVATRVEVMVISNATPDRVAGADYIVVYCPQSLPDMSNDFLHSIAGANKPVLWIGYGADRLAEMAPFKGQFDISEFTAARSATKVSYRGRDWPVAVDSWIPARLATNSTAQVLMSVPDPDSSPQATSPLSWKAAHATFFASDPSVGMMGLLFEDLLFDFFAVKQFPAPRVFLRIEDYHCQCNHREFRRMVDYLFARGHPFMVAVRPDYRDPSSGELRDLDSQPEFVEALRYAEQRGGRLVMRSGSRAHANERDEGYEFWDAQLDRPIAGQTSESVSDQLRQEARRMLRHGLLPLAWETPDYAASSAAYSEIARGFSTAIERVQLSDATCLANAETGGLTIDSYGRLIVPENLGYVRDTPSGFDDPIRLRAEIITRLRGATAGCSIHPYQSLEKLAAVVGTLERFQVPFLDLADLDNCVELPDALLLTGNARRTIRLRNMAVRSRAYDRTGRLLVEKREPVVTSGERTFQRTGAGDCELFEFNEAN from the coding sequence ATGAGACCGTCCGCAACCGCGCGTATCATGATCGTCCTGAACGCCGTGTCGCTCGCGGCGCTCCAGGCCGCGACCGAGGCCCCGATGCGGCCCGTCGCGGGTGCCGGTGCTGAAGCGCGAACGCTGGTTTTTTATGCGAATACGCGTCCGGCCTATTCGCTGGCAAACGGTCTTGAGGCTCTGAAACTGCACCTCCAACGGGTCGCCACCCGTGTGGAAGTAATGGTGATTTCGAATGCAACGCCGGATCGCGTTGCCGGCGCGGACTACATCGTGGTGTATTGCCCGCAATCCCTGCCCGACATGTCAAATGACTTTCTCCATTCGATTGCCGGAGCAAACAAGCCGGTGCTTTGGATCGGTTACGGCGCGGACAGACTCGCGGAGATGGCTCCGTTCAAGGGCCAGTTCGACATTTCCGAGTTCACCGCGGCCAGAAGTGCCACCAAGGTGAGTTATAGGGGACGCGATTGGCCGGTCGCGGTGGATTCGTGGATCCCGGCCCGTCTTGCGACCAATTCCACCGCGCAGGTGTTGATGTCGGTGCCGGACCCGGATTCGAGTCCGCAGGCGACAAGCCCGCTCAGTTGGAAAGCGGCCCACGCCACGTTCTTCGCCTCCGATCCCTCCGTCGGAATGATGGGATTGTTGTTCGAAGATCTGCTGTTCGATTTTTTCGCGGTCAAACAATTCCCTGCTCCGCGCGTTTTCCTGCGGATCGAAGATTACCATTGCCAGTGCAATCACCGTGAATTTCGCCGCATGGTGGATTACCTGTTCGCGCGCGGCCATCCGTTCATGGTCGCCGTCCGTCCGGATTACCGCGACCCGTCGTCCGGTGAACTGCGCGACCTGGATTCCCAGCCAGAATTCGTGGAGGCGTTGCGTTACGCGGAGCAGCGGGGCGGCCGATTGGTCATGCGGAGCGGTTCGCGCGCCCACGCCAACGAAAGGGACGAGGGGTACGAATTCTGGGACGCGCAACTTGACCGCCCGATCGCCGGGCAAACGTCCGAGTCTGTCAGCGATCAGTTGCGCCAGGAAGCCCGCCGGATGTTGCGCCACGGATTGCTCCCGCTGGCTTGGGAGACACCGGACTACGCGGCTTCAAGCGCCGCGTATTCCGAAATCGCGCGCGGGTTTTCAACCGCGATTGAGCGCGTTCAACTGTCGGATGCGACATGCCTGGCGAACGCTGAAACCGGCGGGCTGACGATTGACAGCTACGGACGCCTGATCGTTCCGGAGAACCTCGGCTATGTGCGGGACACGCCTTCGGGGTTCGACGACCCCATCAGGTTGCGCGCCGAAATCATCACCCGGTTGCGCGGCGCGACGGCGGGTTGTTCCATCCACCCCTATCAATCCCTTGAAAAGCTCGCTGCCGTGGTGGGAACCCTCGAACGATTTCAGGTTCCGTTCCTTGATCTTGCGGATTTGGACAACTGCGTCGAACTGCCGGATGCCCTGTTACTGACGGGCAATGCCCGGCGCACGATCAGACTGCGGAACATGGCGGTACGATCCAGGGCGTACGATCGGACGGGCAGGCTGCTGGTGGAAAAACGCGAGCCAGTTGTTACGTCCGGGGAAAGGACATTCCAACGGACTGGCGCGGGTGACTGCGAACTTTTCGAGTTTAACGAGGCGAATTGA